A section of the Spirosoma pollinicola genome encodes:
- the treS gene encoding maltose alpha-D-glucosyltransferase yields MINNKQELPDNLYWYKDAIIYELHIKAFCDGNGDGIGDFQGLLEKLDYLQELGVTAIWLLPFYPSPLRDDGYDIADYYKINSSYGTIDQFKTLLSEAHQRNLKVITELVINHTSDQHPWFQRARKAPKGSPERDYYVWTDDPTQYKDVRIIFQDFENSNWTFDHQAQQYYWHRFFHHQPDLNFDNPLVKSEIIKLIDFWCELGVDGFRLDAVPYLFEREGTNGENLPETHAFLKELRKHIDDHFPGVAFLAEANMWPEDSASYFGEGDECHMNYHFPVMPRMFMALQMEDRYPITDIFDQTPAIPDNCQWAIFLRNHDELTLEMVTDEERDYMYKTYAKDPKAKINLGIRHRLAPLLDNNRKKIELMNSLLFSLPGTPVIYYGDEIGMGDNVYLGDRDGVRTPMQWSPDRNAGFSKANPQKLYLPTILDPAYHYESVNVETQRANTSSLFWFMKRMINLRKRHKAFGRGDMKFLPVENPKVLAFTRTYEDETLLIVVNLSKYAQPAEVELSDFKGYVPVEAFSKNSFPAVPDNESYFFTLAPHDYQWFVLEKVASTTVNPLSLPTLNVAIWSQLMNHGTRERLETKVLPDYLLKVDWFSEKKRTMRSVSILNYATLPLTEESAYILLLEVSYEQGLPEIFQLIIAFASEPLATKLTNNCPQSVLAKLEVSHQMGILCDGLYIPEIQQALLHQMASENTRSSGNLLFQRKPALSTYVQTHSDIKSKLITDGNGYVSIVYDACYLLKLYRKVELSINPDTELTRFLSETAQYEYVPAFAGSIELLASGEPVMLGTMQVLVAKHGDGKSYVLDRVNNFIERILARDNSQLATAMAARRGTLSQPVAYSKLPVETQELLGSRAAEQARLLGIRVGQMHLAMASEKDLKDFAPEEFSLHYQRSLFSGLQSLVRESYQSQKRNLQRLPSDIRQDVNQMLDRKDDVLTTLKRIYAKKLDATKIRIHGDLQLEKILLTGKDIAIQDFGGDPSRSYSERRLKRSPLRDVASMIRSFHYVAHEGFLRNNQVSVDETTQLIPYAEFWAHYMSGFFVRAYLETVQNSSFIPKSTDDLQMMLETYLLEKAISDLNYELNHRPDWVRVPLQMIKTIIAGQPTQEVLATYEAQPAS; encoded by the coding sequence ATGATAAACAACAAGCAGGAATTACCCGATAATCTCTATTGGTATAAAGATGCCATTATCTATGAATTACACATCAAAGCGTTTTGCGATGGAAATGGCGACGGAATAGGCGATTTTCAGGGATTGCTTGAGAAATTAGATTACCTCCAGGAATTAGGCGTTACGGCCATCTGGCTATTACCATTTTATCCATCGCCCCTGCGCGATGACGGCTATGATATTGCCGATTATTATAAAATCAATTCCTCCTACGGAACCATCGACCAGTTCAAAACCCTGCTTTCCGAAGCCCACCAGCGGAATCTGAAAGTCATTACCGAACTGGTCATTAACCACACCTCCGATCAGCATCCGTGGTTTCAACGCGCCCGAAAAGCGCCCAAAGGATCGCCCGAACGGGATTACTATGTCTGGACCGATGACCCTACCCAATACAAAGACGTTCGGATCATCTTTCAGGATTTTGAAAACTCCAACTGGACCTTTGATCATCAGGCCCAGCAGTACTACTGGCACCGTTTTTTCCACCATCAGCCCGACCTGAACTTCGACAACCCGCTGGTAAAGAGTGAGATAATTAAACTTATTGATTTCTGGTGCGAGTTGGGTGTCGATGGTTTCCGGCTGGATGCCGTGCCTTACCTGTTCGAACGCGAAGGCACTAACGGTGAAAACCTGCCCGAAACACATGCCTTTCTAAAAGAACTGCGTAAACACATCGACGACCATTTTCCGGGCGTAGCCTTCCTGGCCGAAGCCAATATGTGGCCCGAAGACTCGGCGTCCTACTTTGGTGAGGGAGATGAGTGCCATATGAACTACCATTTTCCGGTCATGCCCCGCATGTTTATGGCCCTGCAAATGGAAGACCGGTATCCTATTACCGATATATTCGATCAGACGCCCGCTATTCCGGACAATTGCCAATGGGCCATTTTTCTTAGAAACCACGACGAACTAACCCTCGAAATGGTGACCGACGAAGAGCGGGACTATATGTATAAAACCTATGCCAAAGACCCCAAAGCTAAAATTAATCTCGGCATTCGGCACCGGCTGGCTCCACTTCTGGATAACAATCGGAAGAAAATAGAGCTTATGAACAGCCTGCTGTTTTCGCTGCCGGGCACTCCGGTTATCTACTACGGCGACGAGATTGGGATGGGCGACAATGTATATCTGGGCGATCGCGACGGGGTTCGTACGCCCATGCAATGGTCGCCCGATCGTAACGCCGGGTTCTCCAAGGCAAACCCTCAAAAACTTTATCTGCCCACTATTCTCGACCCGGCCTATCACTATGAATCGGTCAATGTTGAAACGCAGCGGGCTAATACCTCGTCGTTGTTCTGGTTCATGAAGCGGATGATTAATTTGCGCAAACGGCACAAGGCGTTTGGGCGGGGTGATATGAAATTTCTGCCCGTCGAAAATCCCAAAGTGCTGGCGTTTACCCGTACCTACGAGGACGAAACGCTGTTGATCGTGGTCAATCTGTCGAAGTATGCACAACCGGCCGAGGTGGAATTAAGTGACTTTAAAGGCTATGTTCCTGTAGAGGCATTTAGTAAAAATTCGTTTCCGGCCGTTCCCGATAACGAATCGTACTTTTTTACGCTGGCTCCCCATGATTACCAGTGGTTTGTGCTGGAGAAGGTCGCATCGACAACAGTCAACCCATTATCATTGCCAACGCTCAACGTAGCTATCTGGAGTCAATTGATGAATCATGGCACCCGCGAACGACTGGAAACAAAAGTCCTTCCCGATTATTTACTTAAAGTCGACTGGTTCAGCGAGAAAAAACGAACCATGCGGAGCGTGTCGATTCTGAATTATGCGACACTCCCCCTGACTGAAGAGTCGGCTTACATTCTCCTGCTGGAGGTGTCGTATGAACAGGGGTTACCTGAAATTTTCCAGTTGATCATCGCCTTCGCCAGTGAACCACTAGCCACCAAATTAACCAATAACTGTCCGCAGTCGGTACTGGCCAAACTGGAAGTTAGTCACCAGATGGGAATTCTTTGCGATGGTTTATACATACCTGAAATTCAGCAGGCACTGCTCCACCAAATGGCAAGTGAAAACACACGCTCAAGTGGAAATCTGCTCTTTCAGCGTAAGCCTGCTCTAAGTACGTATGTGCAGACACACAGCGATATAAAATCGAAACTGATTACCGATGGTAATGGCTATGTGTCAATTGTTTACGATGCCTGTTATCTGTTAAAGCTTTACCGAAAGGTAGAGCTGTCCATCAATCCTGATACTGAACTCACGCGGTTCCTGTCCGAAACCGCCCAGTATGAATACGTACCTGCCTTTGCCGGGTCTATTGAACTGTTGGCTTCCGGCGAGCCGGTCATGTTAGGTACGATGCAGGTACTGGTGGCTAAACATGGCGATGGTAAAAGCTACGTACTGGATCGAGTCAACAATTTTATCGAACGAATTCTGGCACGGGACAATAGCCAGCTGGCAACGGCTATGGCGGCCCGGCGCGGTACGTTAAGCCAGCCAGTTGCGTATAGCAAACTACCGGTCGAAACGCAGGAACTGCTGGGAAGCCGGGCGGCTGAACAGGCTCGGTTATTGGGTATTCGTGTAGGGCAGATGCACCTGGCTATGGCCTCCGAAAAGGACCTGAAGGACTTTGCCCCTGAAGAATTTTCCCTTCATTATCAACGCTCCCTGTTTTCAGGCTTACAGTCGCTGGTTCGTGAAAGTTATCAGAGCCAGAAACGAAACCTGCAACGGCTACCCAGTGACATTCGGCAGGACGTTAACCAAATGCTGGACCGCAAAGACGATGTATTAACGACACTCAAACGGATCTACGCGAAAAAGTTAGATGCTACGAAAATCAGGATTCACGGGGATTTGCAGCTGGAAAAAATTCTGCTGACAGGCAAAGACATTGCCATTCAGGATTTTGGTGGTGACCCTAGTCGTAGTTATAGCGAACGGCGTTTAAAGCGGTCGCCCCTGCGTGATGTAGCGTCTATGATCCGTTCGTTTCATTACGTAGCTCACGAAGGCTTTTTGAGGAATAACCAGGTGTCAGTCGATGAAACCACACAATTGATACCTTATGCTGAATTCTGGGCGCACTACATGAGTGGTTTTTTTGTCCGGGCTTACCTGGAAACGGTTCAGAATAGCTCATTTATTCCCAAAAGTACCGACGATCTGCAAATGATGCTCGAAACGTATCTGCTCGAAAAAGCCATTTCCGATCTGAATTACGAACTGAATCATCGCCCCGACTGGGTGCGCGTACCCTTGCAGATGATCAAGACAATCATTGCCGGTCAGCCTACTCAAGAGGTACTGGCTACCTATGAAGCCCAGCCTGCAAGCTAG
- a CDS encoding DUF1810 domain-containing protein: MQSEPNLKRFLDAQINDYSTALREIKNGRKQSHWMWYIFPQIKGLGISETAKFYSLNDKREAKAYLDHPILGSRLLEISNALLGVAGKSANQLLGSPDDMKLKSSMTLFSSLDNADPVFQAVLNKYYEGALDQRTLSIINDVP, from the coding sequence ATGCAATCAGAACCAAACCTGAAGCGATTTTTAGACGCCCAGATAAACGATTATTCCACAGCCTTAAGGGAAATAAAGAACGGACGAAAACAGAGCCACTGGATGTGGTATATATTTCCACAAATTAAAGGTCTTGGTATCAGTGAAACGGCGAAATTTTATTCCCTGAACGATAAACGGGAAGCCAAAGCCTACCTGGATCATCCAATCCTGGGAAGTCGGCTGCTTGAAATTTCAAATGCCTTACTTGGCGTAGCCGGTAAATCGGCCAATCAACTACTTGGTAGTCCAGATGATATGAAATTAAAGTCGAGCATGACGTTGTTTAGCTCTCTGGACAATGCAGATCCTGTTTTTCAGGCTGTTTTAAACAAATACTATGAGGGAGCACTTGATCAGCGCACGTTGTCTATTATAAACGATGTCCCTTAG
- a CDS encoding rhamnogalacturonidase: MKSIAVALMCMLFLSEQLFAQKVMKPSFPDGSPISSWFTTTLKMSLAQLGKTYVITDFGAKSDSTLVQTDAIQKVIDLAARKGGGVIVIPKGTFMSGALFFKNKTHLHLAEKAVLKGSDNIADYPKLPSRMEGQSLDYFAALVNAYQVNGFSISGKGTIDGNGLRFWEAFWARRKQDPNCTNLEVSRPRLVFIWKCNNVQVQDVNLHNSGFWTSHYYQCQNVKILDAHIYSPYQPVKAPSTDAIDIDACTNVLIKGCYMSVNDDAIALKGGKGPWADRVPSNGANTNIIIEDCEFGFCHSALTCGSEAIHNRNIVMRNCFVKEASRVLWLKMRPDTPQLYEYILVENIKGQAHSLLYVKPWTQFFDLQGRPDVPLSYCDHVSLKNIELRCDTFFDVAISEYDKLSNFTFENFEVESKNAAINKKVVNGFTLKNVNVNHRIMD, encoded by the coding sequence ATGAAATCAATAGCAGTGGCCCTGATGTGTATGTTGTTCCTGAGCGAACAACTTTTTGCGCAAAAAGTGATGAAGCCATCGTTTCCGGATGGCAGTCCGATCAGCAGCTGGTTTACAACTACCCTGAAAATGAGCCTGGCGCAACTTGGAAAGACGTATGTCATTACTGACTTTGGCGCAAAATCAGACAGCACACTTGTTCAGACCGACGCTATTCAGAAGGTGATTGATCTCGCAGCCCGGAAGGGTGGGGGTGTCATCGTGATCCCGAAGGGTACATTTATGAGTGGCGCTTTATTTTTCAAGAACAAAACCCATTTGCACCTGGCAGAAAAGGCCGTTCTTAAAGGCTCTGACAACATTGCCGACTACCCAAAATTACCGTCCCGAATGGAAGGGCAAAGCCTGGATTACTTCGCGGCCTTGGTTAATGCCTACCAGGTAAATGGGTTTTCGATATCAGGAAAAGGGACGATAGATGGGAATGGGTTGCGCTTCTGGGAAGCGTTCTGGGCCAGACGAAAACAAGATCCAAACTGCACGAATCTGGAGGTATCCCGCCCACGCCTTGTGTTTATCTGGAAATGCAACAATGTACAGGTTCAGGATGTAAACCTGCATAATTCGGGTTTCTGGACAAGTCATTATTATCAATGCCAGAATGTGAAAATTCTGGATGCCCATATTTATTCGCCCTACCAGCCGGTGAAAGCACCAAGTACGGATGCCATAGATATAGACGCCTGCACAAACGTACTGATTAAAGGGTGCTATATGTCGGTTAATGATGACGCAATTGCGCTGAAAGGCGGCAAAGGCCCCTGGGCCGACCGTGTGCCGAGCAACGGCGCGAATACCAATATCATCATCGAAGACTGTGAATTCGGGTTTTGCCATTCGGCGCTTACCTGTGGGAGTGAAGCGATTCATAACCGAAACATCGTTATGCGAAATTGTTTTGTGAAGGAGGCTAGCCGGGTGTTATGGCTTAAGATGAGGCCCGATACACCACAGCTTTACGAATACATTCTGGTTGAAAACATAAAAGGCCAGGCGCACAGCCTTCTGTATGTAAAGCCCTGGACACAGTTTTTTGATTTACAGGGACGACCGGATGTTCCTCTTTCCTACTGCGACCATGTGAGCCTCAAAAATATCGAGCTTCGCTGTGATACCTTCTTCGACGTGGCTATTTCAGAGTACGACAAGCTTTCAAATTTTACGTTTGAAAATTTCGAAGTTGAGAGTAAAAACGCGGCTATCAATAAAAAAGTTGTTAATGGATTTACGCTCAAAAATGTGAACGTCAACCACAGGATCATGGACTAA
- a CDS encoding DUF983 domain-containing protein, translating into MGKGSKLYSIFFNKCPRCQTGNFFAVNNPYILKRFDKMNDQCPCCGERFSREPGYYTGALYVSYAYYVALIVTCFVLFEVIMDMNLTIFLLILVALIILLTPPVFRLARLTWINFFVSFDPTKPTHCP; encoded by the coding sequence ATGGGTAAAGGAAGTAAACTCTATAGTATTTTTTTCAATAAATGTCCCCGTTGTCAAACTGGCAATTTCTTCGCCGTCAACAACCCCTATATCCTTAAGCGATTTGACAAAATGAATGATCAGTGTCCCTGCTGCGGGGAGCGATTCAGCCGCGAACCTGGCTATTACACGGGCGCTCTTTATGTGAGTTACGCCTACTACGTGGCCCTGATTGTGACCTGCTTTGTTTTATTTGAGGTAATTATGGATATGAATCTGACAATTTTTCTACTCATTTTAGTGGCGCTTATCATTCTACTGACCCCACCCGTTTTCCGCCTGGCTCGTTTGACCTGGATCAATTTTTTCGTTTCGTTTGATCCTACTAAACCAACTCATTGCCCCTAA
- a CDS encoding response regulator, with protein MPVKILYIEDDLLVRENVAELLMLRGFDVSLASDGMEGIRLIDQVVPDLILCDISMPDIDGHQVLTSTRSIPALSHIPFIFLTAKADMIDLRKAMELGADDYLAKPFSISGLLAAIATRLKRVEQQGRIALSTNFLTTVKGRNERGYMLLKINECRCFNTQKRGYFVWHSRGLFHLSITLDKLMQGLDPQQFFRANRHFILHRSSILEYNYWEKGKYCIQINSTGNTQEVILPKARFKAFKNWLQG; from the coding sequence ATGCCGGTTAAAATACTTTATATTGAAGATGATTTACTTGTACGTGAAAACGTAGCTGAATTGCTGATGCTCAGAGGCTTTGACGTCTCCTTAGCCTCTGATGGAATGGAGGGAATTAGGCTAATCGATCAGGTAGTACCTGATTTAATTTTATGTGACATCTCCATGCCGGATATAGATGGTCATCAGGTGTTGACATCCACTCGTAGCATTCCCGCTTTGTCACATATACCGTTCATCTTTTTAACAGCAAAAGCGGATATGATTGACCTACGCAAGGCTATGGAGTTAGGTGCCGACGATTACTTGGCCAAACCTTTTTCAATCAGCGGCTTGTTGGCCGCCATTGCCACCCGATTGAAAAGAGTCGAACAGCAAGGCCGAATAGCCTTGTCAACTAATTTTTTAACTACAGTTAAGGGCCGCAATGAGCGTGGCTATATGCTGTTGAAGATCAACGAGTGCCGTTGCTTCAATACCCAAAAGAGGGGCTATTTTGTCTGGCATTCACGGGGCCTTTTTCATCTCAGTATTACCCTCGATAAGTTAATGCAAGGACTTGATCCTCAGCAATTTTTCAGAGCTAACCGGCATTTTATTTTACACCGCAGCAGCATTCTGGAATATAACTATTGGGAGAAAGGCAAGTATTGCATACAAATAAATAGTACTGGTAACACTCAGGAAGTGATTTTACCCAAGGCCCGGTTTAAAGCTTTTAAGAATTGGCTACAAGGCTAG
- a CDS encoding PAS domain S-box protein codes for MNQDRNLFKLGIDNYLQGIAIVKPVSCTGSEITGFCCQYVNPAFARILAKSTNQLIGQPIGKLFSNETDTELINELQYVYQTGEPRQWLHYDQGRCLGMALLRVDEQVMISLQDVSEQKRVEHDLKRRLEMEAISSRILHKLLNLDDYQLDNTIVDALEQVGLHIGAGRASVFLYSDDYQRGSCNYEWCAPTMPSQKSAIQQVPVTQFGWTYRQVEQGKLIHVTVDQLPPEAGQEKAILTKALIYSMTLVPLVHQGKVQGFIGFYTVKETHTWDNHDVSLLETLATLLTSLLQRLKKETAFVRANQRLEGLNEIDKALLSYRLNNQSPLSIAMKYLQFMVPFDRLTILRLDADATITTVHYTVTDGTMTVCSDETTVLSIPGFQDQFPQPDDLFDYPDLQIHAGGLSDTLDLYTQGFRSALLIPLFYKQECIGAFLMASISPYFFTEEYSQIARELTGSLSMVLYQQQLTEQINHQTNQLTQQIDDRKREISQLSNLHKAILKHAGQAIISTNHEGIIQTANQACAELLGFEIEELIGRTTRFERDSPESPLKFVTYKPDDPTCPPLNNNLDELTAQGYFICECDVVGLFGQRIPALLTTSSLHDEDGILLGYVGIATDISALKTVEARLHSTNQRLELATQAACQGIWEVDMETNLLSWDDRVWEIYGMEPSQTPVEFPDFLALIHPDDLPDFMDRFQHDLDSGSIANVTRIIRPDGAVRYVQAIGHVIYDRQGKPIRQIGIIWDITAQKEAERAIQESEQRFREIAENVDELFWVHQADPFKLLYVNPAFERLWHMNPHSPEKKLSSLLKIIEPEDHTAVLALIDQYKAGQEGQLYFRLIITNQPIRWLFVRTFIIRDASGKVIRHIGIANDVTIHKEKELILEKALLREQDLNQLKSQFVSTASHEFRTPLATIQSSADLIKLYLDMPFENSSIQVKKHLAVIDRQIEQFNILLTDILTIGTIESGNVKFKPTWVDIKSVCQEIITTHFSQSNQDSVQLVQEGTPHPVFLDEKLIRNVLVNLLSNAVKFSNTRPCLRICFEHDRLLLEVKDEGIGIPAKDISNLFQAFYRASNTNAIPGTGLGLVITRQFIDLHKGHLDIQSVEKKGTTCTVTLPIKQAYEVEVTSVVHA; via the coding sequence ATGAATCAGGATAGAAATCTATTTAAACTAGGAATTGATAACTATTTACAGGGTATTGCTATAGTTAAACCGGTTAGTTGTACGGGGAGTGAAATAACCGGATTTTGCTGTCAGTATGTCAATCCGGCGTTTGCCCGGATTCTTGCTAAATCAACTAACCAGTTAATTGGTCAACCGATTGGCAAGCTATTTTCGAATGAAACAGATACTGAACTCATCAATGAATTACAATACGTTTACCAGACCGGAGAACCCCGACAGTGGCTCCACTATGATCAGGGGAGGTGTCTTGGAATGGCATTACTTCGGGTAGACGAACAGGTTATGATTAGCCTGCAGGATGTTAGTGAACAAAAACGGGTGGAACATGACTTGAAGCGACGGTTGGAAATGGAGGCCATCAGTTCGCGTATTTTACACAAGCTACTCAACCTTGACGACTACCAGCTGGACAACACAATTGTTGATGCTTTAGAGCAGGTTGGTCTACATATTGGTGCCGGACGGGCATCCGTTTTTTTGTATTCAGATGATTACCAGCGAGGCAGTTGTAACTATGAATGGTGCGCGCCCACGATGCCATCCCAAAAGAGTGCTATCCAGCAAGTACCCGTAACGCAATTTGGCTGGACTTACAGGCAAGTGGAACAAGGGAAGCTTATTCATGTAACCGTCGACCAGCTACCGCCCGAAGCCGGGCAGGAAAAAGCAATTCTGACTAAAGCACTGATTTATTCAATGACCCTTGTACCCCTGGTGCATCAGGGAAAAGTGCAGGGGTTTATTGGCTTCTACACGGTGAAGGAAACCCATACCTGGGATAACCATGACGTTTCGCTGCTGGAAACATTAGCCACTCTGCTCACAAGCCTGCTGCAACGACTTAAGAAAGAAACCGCCTTCGTCCGGGCAAACCAGCGGCTGGAAGGATTAAATGAAATCGATAAAGCATTACTAAGTTATCGACTAAATAATCAGTCTCCCCTATCCATTGCCATGAAGTACCTACAATTCATGGTTCCCTTTGATCGATTAACCATACTCCGGCTAGATGCTGACGCAACTATAACAACGGTCCACTACACCGTGACCGATGGGACGATGACTGTCTGTTCTGATGAAACCACCGTTCTTTCGATCCCCGGCTTTCAGGATCAATTTCCGCAGCCAGACGACCTGTTCGACTATCCCGACTTGCAAATTCATGCTGGCGGCCTGTCCGATACCTTGGATCTATATACGCAGGGATTTCGCTCGGCGCTTCTTATTCCTTTGTTCTATAAACAAGAATGCATTGGTGCGTTCCTTATGGCATCTATAAGTCCTTATTTTTTTACCGAGGAGTACAGCCAGATTGCCCGTGAGTTAACAGGTTCGTTGAGTATGGTCTTATATCAGCAGCAGTTAACCGAACAGATCAATCACCAAACGAATCAATTGACACAGCAAATTGATGACCGAAAGCGAGAGATTTCTCAATTGTCTAATTTACATAAAGCGATTCTGAAACATGCCGGCCAGGCTATTATCTCGACAAACCATGAAGGGATCATTCAGACAGCCAATCAGGCCTGTGCCGAATTACTGGGGTTTGAGATTGAAGAACTCATTGGCCGGACCACTCGGTTTGAACGGGATTCGCCAGAAAGTCCACTTAAGTTCGTTACCTACAAGCCTGATGACCCAACCTGCCCACCCTTGAACAACAACCTGGACGAACTAACGGCTCAGGGCTATTTTATATGTGAATGTGACGTTGTAGGTCTATTTGGCCAACGGATACCCGCTTTATTAACTACAAGCAGCTTACATGATGAAGACGGAATCTTACTGGGGTATGTAGGTATCGCTACAGATATCTCTGCATTGAAAACAGTGGAGGCCCGGTTACACAGTACTAATCAACGTCTTGAACTGGCTACTCAGGCCGCGTGCCAGGGCATTTGGGAAGTTGATATGGAAACCAACCTGCTAAGCTGGGACGATCGGGTTTGGGAAATTTATGGGATGGAGCCAAGCCAAACACCGGTTGAATTTCCGGATTTTTTAGCCTTAATCCATCCCGATGATCTTCCGGATTTTATGGATCGTTTTCAACACGACTTAGATAGCGGGTCGATTGCGAACGTGACCCGCATCATTCGTCCAGACGGGGCCGTTCGCTATGTCCAGGCAATCGGGCACGTAATCTATGACCGGCAGGGGAAGCCCATCCGTCAAATTGGTATTATCTGGGATATCACGGCGCAAAAAGAGGCCGAAAGAGCCATTCAGGAAAGCGAACAGCGCTTTAGAGAAATTGCCGAAAATGTTGATGAGCTTTTCTGGGTGCATCAGGCCGACCCATTTAAACTACTCTATGTGAACCCCGCTTTTGAAAGACTGTGGCATATGAACCCCCACTCGCCTGAGAAAAAACTTAGTTCATTATTAAAAATAATCGAACCGGAAGACCATACGGCCGTTCTGGCGTTGATTGACCAATACAAAGCGGGGCAGGAAGGTCAACTGTATTTTCGGTTAATAATAACGAATCAACCCATTCGCTGGCTATTTGTTCGCACGTTTATCATACGCGATGCGTCCGGTAAAGTCATTCGTCATATTGGTATTGCAAACGATGTAACCATCCATAAGGAAAAGGAATTGATTTTAGAAAAAGCACTTTTGCGGGAACAGGATCTGAATCAATTAAAATCGCAATTTGTTTCGACGGCTTCTCATGAATTCCGTACGCCACTAGCCACCATTCAGTCGAGTGCCGATTTAATAAAGTTGTATCTGGACATGCCGTTTGAGAACTCCAGCATTCAGGTGAAAAAGCATCTGGCAGTTATCGATAGGCAAATTGAACAGTTCAATATCCTGCTAACCGACATTCTGACCATTGGCACGATTGAATCAGGCAACGTAAAATTCAAACCGACCTGGGTCGATATCAAATCTGTATGCCAGGAAATCATAACTACTCACTTCAGCCAGTCAAACCAAGATAGCGTTCAGCTGGTACAGGAAGGAACGCCCCACCCCGTGTTTCTTGACGAAAAGTTGATTCGTAATGTACTGGTTAACCTGCTCTCGAATGCGGTTAAATTTTCGAACACACGCCCCTGTTTGCGCATCTGCTTTGAGCATGACCGCCTGCTTCTGGAGGTTAAGGATGAGGGAATTGGCATACCGGCTAAAGATATCTCAAATCTTTTTCAGGCTTTTTACAGGGCCAGTAATACAAACGCTATTCCGGGTACCGGCCTGGGGTTGGTAATTACCAGACAATTTATTGATCTGCACAAAGGGCATCTGGACATCCAAAGTGTAGAAAAAAAAGGGACCACCTGTACCGTTACGTTGCCAATCAAACAGGCGTATGAAGTGGAGGTAACTTCAGTCGTTCACGCCTGA
- a CDS encoding hybrid sensor histidine kinase/response regulator, whose protein sequence is MAIQLLVIEDDPQINENLEELLTLKGFQVETAMDGMQGIGKALLHPPDLILCDIMMPVIDGYQVLKMVRNNRLTANTPFIFLTAKTESADIRQGMALGADDYLTKPFTYEHLKSAIDSRLQREELRRIALKAQIETFRHNLMAVSSHEYNTPLTSIIGFSSILMTRHQQLSDADTEMMARMINLSGIRLKRSLDNVQLMDVLQRLNPTHSAYSTYTTGRTSISSLLIADYVLAVEQRQSRQISCQFDVETAQIGLSEANLKTCLDELIDNAFKFSQVDQSILLRGEIVDAGYRITITSQGQHFKQEDIPHISPYKQFDRDYYEQQGFGLGLSIVKKIIELNQGQLTVSSASQGVTTVKIDLPTLIN, encoded by the coding sequence ATGGCTATTCAACTACTTGTTATTGAAGATGATCCCCAGATTAATGAAAACCTGGAGGAACTACTAACCCTTAAGGGATTTCAGGTTGAAACGGCAATGGATGGTATGCAGGGCATTGGTAAGGCTCTGCTACACCCGCCGGATCTGATCTTGTGTGACATTATGATGCCGGTCATTGATGGGTATCAGGTATTGAAGATGGTCCGCAATAACCGACTGACAGCCAACACCCCGTTTATATTCCTGACCGCGAAAACGGAATCAGCCGATATCCGACAAGGTATGGCACTGGGAGCTGACGATTACCTGACCAAGCCCTTTACATATGAGCACCTAAAATCGGCGATAGACAGCCGTTTACAGCGCGAAGAACTCCGCAGAATCGCTCTGAAAGCACAAATCGAGACCTTTCGGCATAACCTGATGGCTGTGTCGAGTCATGAATACAACACGCCACTGACCAGTATCATTGGTTTTTCCAGCATATTGATGACCAGGCATCAGCAGTTGAGTGACGCAGACACTGAGATGATGGCCAGAATGATCAATTTAAGCGGCATACGGCTCAAACGATCACTGGACAATGTTCAACTGATGGACGTTTTGCAGCGGCTTAACCCCACTCACAGTGCCTATAGCACGTATACCACTGGTAGGACGTCCATATCATCGTTACTCATTGCCGACTATGTGCTGGCTGTTGAGCAACGACAGAGCCGCCAGATTTCATGTCAGTTTGACGTGGAAACAGCTCAAATCGGCCTTTCGGAAGCCAATCTCAAAACCTGTCTGGACGAATTAATTGATAACGCATTCAAGTTCTCGCAGGTCGACCAAAGCATCTTGCTGCGGGGAGAAATCGTTGATGCCGGCTACCGTATTACCATTACCAGTCAGGGTCAGCACTTCAAACAGGAAGACATCCCTCACATTTCGCCCTACAAGCAATTTGATAGAGATTACTACGAACAACAGGGCTTTGGGCTGGGCTTGTCTATCGTCAAAAAAATTATTGAGCTAAACCAGGGACAGCTAACGGTGAGCAGTGCTTCACAGGGAGTGACAACGGTAAAGATCGACTTACCGACGTTGATTAATTAA